From Xylocopilactobacillus apis, a single genomic window includes:
- a CDS encoding Hsp20/alpha crystallin family protein — protein sequence MANEIANRNNDWFGFPADPFFNDDWDLFSRNFPAHRTLTNMLTDVKESKDKYEVAVDIPGVDKNKINIDYHNDELKVSYHNEKTNEEKDKEGRLIHSERKFGSFQRIYTFPDINPEKIAAEYKDGVLHITLPKVSAESKNTKRIEIK from the coding sequence ATGGCAAATGAAATAGCAAATAGAAATAATGATTGGTTTGGTTTTCCGGCAGATCCGTTTTTTAATGATGATTGGGATTTATTCTCTCGCAATTTCCCTGCTCATCGTACTTTAACTAACATGTTAACTGATGTTAAGGAAAGCAAAGATAAGTATGAAGTTGCTGTTGATATCCCTGGCGTAGACAAGAATAAGATTAATATTGATTATCATAACGATGAATTAAAAGTTTCCTATCACAACGAAAAGACTAATGAAGAGAAAGATAAAGAAGGAAGATTGATTCATTCAGAACGTAAGTTTGGATCTTTTCAAAGAATCTATACTTTCCCTGATATTAATCCAGAAAAAATTGCTGCTGAATATAAAGATGGTGTTCTTCATATCACTTTACCGAAAGTTTCAGCAGAATCTAAGAATACAAAACGAATCGAAATTAAATAA